From one Triticum urartu cultivar G1812 chromosome 3, Tu2.1, whole genome shotgun sequence genomic stretch:
- the LOC125546202 gene encoding putative box C/D snoRNA protein SPCC613.07 gives MVGEPPAQGPPPSAAAASTSGPGGGGGGGEKGAPCQECGEQPWKYRCPGCSRLTCSLPCVQAHKRRTACSGKRPRTVPVPLAQFDDNQLLSDYNLLEETSMVRESAHRLLGGLGRNFGCGFEGRHGAQLPPWLSFLRKAAERRGVRLAFQPTGMTRREQNRSRHDRRSDCIYWTVEWKFNSTDIVLTDEQTDENASLLSLLEKHLTPSPWKDQLTPYRNTELRDLKLFVQKSAKNSKSPHRQLNIEEPLRPQLRGTLIVEYPTINVFLPSDSYEFQVEKPANKISRNEQPPGTSNDSPPIEGTQFQEEEIEEGELSPETQVIDLKDSGPSRTTNLSQVKVTSEPKMDSMPSYVRGLAFGGKQGEVDQHSKMASNMTPGAPKAESCMKVYPVDLKEGVEGGTLEGQVIDLKNHAASDPAKDMKTPDTDRKIDSSVLSPISTLASEVSSHPQEEEHNQESKLTPSATPEALKKRSLTKVYPLDIDDAQGVLLSELPSVEFEQEMGDAYEELFGDMNPDDFLDFDLGMMDVDGYGEMRSPLKLWDDDLEEGEIPSQL, from the exons ATGGTGGGGGAGCCGCCCGCGCAGGGCCCGccccccagcgccgccgccgcctccacctccggccccggcggcggcggcggcggcggggagaaggGCGCCCCGTGCCAGGAGTGCGGGGAGCAGCCGTGGAAGTACCGGTGCCCGGGCTGCTCGCGCCTCACCTGCAGCCTCCCCTGCGTGCAGGCCCACAAGCGCCGCACCGCCTGCTCCGGCAAGCGCCCCCGCACCGTCCCCGTCCCGCTCGCCCAGTTCGACGACAACCAGCTCCTCTCCG ATTACAACTTGTTGGAGGAGACGAGCATGGTCAGGGAGTCAGCCCACAGGCTGCTCGGCGGCTTGGGCCGCAACTTCGGCTGCGGCTTCGAGGGACGCCATGGCGCCCAGCTGCCGCCGTGGCTCTCCTTCCTCCGCAAGGCCGCGGAGCGCCGGGGCGTCCGGCTCGCCTTCCAACCAACTGGCATGACCAGGAGGGAGCAGAACCGCTCGCGGCACGACAGGAG AAGTGACTGCATATACTGGACAGTCGAGTGGAAGTTCAATTCAACAGATATTGTCCTAACTGACGAGCA GACAGACGAGAATGCAAGCTTGCTATCTTTATTGGAAAAGCATCTgactccttccccttggaaggaCCAGCTTACGCCATATCGCAATACTGAACTGCGTGATTTGAAACTGTTCGTTCAGAAGTCTGCCAAG AATTCAAAGTCGCCACACCGTCAACTCAATATAGAAGAGCCCTTGCGCCCCCAACTGAGGGGCACTCTTATTGTCGAGTACCCAactatcaatgtcttccttccaTCAGATAGTTACGAGTTTCAAGTCGAGAAGCCTGCAAACAAGATTAGCAGAAATGAGCAGCCCCCTGGCACTTCGAATGATAGCCCTCCTATAGAAGGCACCCAGTTTCAGGAGGAAGAAATAGAGGAAGGCGAGTTGTCTCCAGAGACGCAGGTTATTGATCTCAAGGATTCTGGTCCGTCACGTACCACAAATCTTTCTCAAGTGAAGGTTACGAGTGAACCTAAGATGGACAGCATGCCGTCGTATGTCCGTGGTCTGGCATTTGGTGGTAAACAGGGGGAAGTTGATCAACATAGCAAGATGGCATCGAACATGACTCCTGGGGCTCCAAAGGCTGAATCCTGCATGAAAGTCTACCCAGTGGACTTGAAGGAAGGAGTTGAAGGTGGGACCTTAGAGGGTCAGGTTATTGACCTCAAGAACCATGCAGCTTCAGATCCTGCCAAAGATATGAAAACACCTGACACAGATCGCAAGATAGATTCTTCAGTGCTGTCTCCCATCAGTACTCTAGCATCTGAGGTCTCGAGTCATCCTCAGGAAGAAGAACACAACCAAGAAAGCAAGCTGACGCCATCCGCAACCCCTGAAGCTCTGAAGAAGAGATCTCTCACAAAAGTCTACCCGCTGGACATCGACGACGCCCAGGGGGTACTGCTCTCGGAGCTGCCCAGCGTGGAGTTTGAGCAGGAGATGGGAGACGCCTACGAGGAGCTGTTTGGGGACATGAACCCCGATGACTTCCTCGACTTTGATCTCGGGATGATGGACGTGGACGGGTACGGCGAAATGAGGTCCCCGTTGAAGCTGTGGGACGATGATTTGGAGGAAGGCGAGATCCCCTCGCAGCTCTGA